A segment of the Nilaparvata lugens isolate BPH chromosome X, ASM1435652v1, whole genome shotgun sequence genome:
TAGACAGTCAATAGTTTGATAGACCCTCCACTAAAAAATTACGAgcttgaatcaaatcaaataattgtttttattattcatgttaACAGTGTACAAAAATTCTAATCACACAAGAACGTTACATCTTCTGCATACAAAGAATCATAAATTAAACTCACAGTAaataataactaaataactaaatcTAACTGTGCAATATATCATAGTTatagaaaatacaacattatttttttaataaacttcatgaaaactctccacaGAGCCTGTGACATTCCTGTCCCTCATAGCAGTAATCTTATTCAATCAACACTGTTCCAAGAATGCGCTCTGTGGAAGCTGACCAGGTTATCATCCATCTTAGATCATGAGATTTCCATCAGCAATTAAGATATACATTACCTGGGTCGTTTCTCACACATCACTTTgtagaatttattgaataattatagcaatattgtaatctattgtgATAATGAAGGTGTTTCACAGTGGATGCGACCCCAATTTCAAAAAGAAGGTGAATGCATAGGTAAATTCTAGGTGACCAAACTTCAATGTTGACAAATGTGTTTAAAGAGCCAATTGAGTGTTAGAGGAAGTTTTTTATCTATGAGTGATTTTTTTGCTGTCAAATGGAGTTTCCTCATACAACATGTTTCatcatttaatatatatattcaatctATTTAATTAATTGGGGAgtgttttttttgtattgttcaattttaaataatgtgTTTGTCATAGGTCTTGTCAGACCTGGCAATGTAAGATGTATTTAATAAATAtcagggatgggtatcgaaagacaaaacatcgatgttttgaacatcgatgtttttttaccttaacatcgataagtgaaaaacatcgaacagtaaacatcaatgtttttaaacatcgatgttttaaaCATCGACGCATCGCTGTACATTTACGGATGATTCTACGAAGACTATTATACAGAGTATtccagaagtagtgtcgaacattctagggtattgttcctggatgataggagactacaaatgttgtatttgaagtaaccaaaactcagcggttatccttatagctaccatttttttttcacttaggaattttcatctcaaaattaaataattttgaataaataactcAAAAGCATCAGAAacgatgaatgaatagatttttattagtattaacagagacaagaataatatagttacttatccttcatctatggtaTTAATAAAGTGGAAATGATACAATGTACAGTATATGATACTTTACacttattcttgataaaaaggggcgaaatgaatttgattgaacCCACAACACTTCTGTTAATGAGCTTACAGagtattagtttattattttgtatagatataactcaattattttggaagttgattgattcattggtatatttttttcataatctcgAAATACTTGATAGTACAAAAAaacttctaaagtgactacaattttatctggagctattgttccaatattttaacagttactaactggaattacagcaattttggacttgtggtctttcgaataattgaagtcaggttgtgactagaaagatacatcaactctattaTAGGTAGtttacaagatttgtcatcttcatagttAAGTCaaaaacctctcgggatatccttgaaGATTCTGTCTGGAATTTcatcctaagctaattttagcaatcattgttaCTCATATAGTATtaattcaatacctgatagttttatttaggTAATGGAAattattaaagtttttttatatggatatctacactccttacaatacgaggcacttgtaataagaaaaaactgtttcttcctaagaaacgaagaatccgacctcttatttaattctaaataagtatctaaccttgacaagaGCTGAAgttatgtaaatcttcaagagtatctaACAGTATAAactaaaaatacagagagcctaaatgaaaaattcattttagttggatgaccgatgtctaggtaaaacctttgataagtgaaaaacatcgatgtttgatgtagaaacatgtatcgatacccatccctgataaatatcaaatatctcttGTGAGAGCCATTTGTAAAAAAGATAAGTGATGATTAAAAAACATCCCATAAATACCAGAGATACCAGGAATaagattgaaaaagttactatataaagtacttgatattgtcaataccataTCTATTCATTATAACATTTAGAGTGAGATAGTAGTTTCAGTAgttacatattattattattattattattattattattatattattattattattatcccttTTATAAGCACGCTCTTacggaaatattttcaaagaagggGCACTTTAATGCAACCTTCCTTTCATCTTTATAACACTGTTTGACTATTTTATGAACTTGCGCACAATACGTGCAGTGTCAAGGAGGACAGATTTTTGCATTCTTTTCAGCACCTCGTCTACCAAGTCAATACTTCGACATATTTCCACAACCGACTTGAGTATCAGGCCATTGACTGTTATTACAATTGGAAGTACTCTCACTGTATTCAGCCCATACATTTCCTTCAGCTCAAATGATAGCTCTTGGTATTTTCTGATTTTCTCGCCTCTGGTCTTCTGAGCATTCTCATCTGAAGGTACAGTGATATCAATTATATAAGCCCTCTTCTCCAACTGATCCAATACTAGGATGTCAGGCTTGATGTGTACTACTCGCCTGTCTGTGATCATTTGGACATCCCAGTAGATCTTGACGTGATTGAACTCAACCAGAGGAGGAGGCTGATAGTTATAGTAAGGGGGGACATCTGCAATATTCCCAAACTTGATCTGCATCTCCAAGTGCACAATTTTTGCCACATTGTTATGGCGCAACATATACTCTCTTGGGGCTAGCACTGAGCAGCCGGATACAATATGTTGGATACTTTCTACTGCACTGGCACACATTCTGCATTTGTCACTTATGGTCCTGTCTCCCATTACATGCCTCCTATAAGCATTTGTTGCTATCACTTGATCTTGAATCGCCTGTACAAAGCCCTCAGTCTCTGGGAACAAACTTCCCACTGTCAGCCACATACAAGACAGCTCTTGACTTATTGGCTCTGAATTAAGGTGCCCATAAAACCGTCCATGTAACTCTTTTGTCCTCCATTCTTCTTTTAGGTCTTGAGCAGATAGCAGCTCGCTACTTCTTTGGTTCCTCAAATCAAGGGCTGTGTAACCATTATCCAGCTGGCATACCTTCACGAACAAATCTGAATCAGCATTCTGGAAGTAAGATCTCAACTTCGTTTCATGACTTACACATAACCTTGATACCCTCATCAAACCGCGACCTCCCATACTCCTTGGTAGGTACAGTCGAGCAACCGAGGCACGTGGATGATGCATCCTGAATTTAGTCATCCTTGTCCTGACATACCTATCAATCTGCTCCAATCGAGTATCTGACCACTTCAGAATTCCAAAGGTGTAGGTCAATGCTGGGATCACCCAAGTATTCACAGCCTTGATGCAATTCTTTGCTGATAGTTTTCCTTTTAGAACCCTATCAAGTCTGCTGCGGAattcaccttccacttctgtgAGCACTCCTGTTTTTGAGATTTTCAGATGCTGATAAAGTCCCAAGTACTTATATGACTGTCCTTGCTTGAGCTCTGATATCTCACTATCCAGTGCTCTCAGTTCATCCCTCTGCATTTTCATTTGACCCTTCTCCACATGCAGCACAGCACACTTACTTAATCCAAACTTCATGCAAATGCTCTGACTGAAGGCAGAGACTAGCTCAATCATACCCTGCAGTTGCTCTGGGGATCTGGCATAAAGCTTCAGATCATCCATATAGAAGCTATGAGAAACTCTAAGACTCCTAGAAACTTCTATTTTATACCCATATGTAGATTCTTCGAGCATCAGGCTAAGAGGATTCAATGCAAGGCAGAACCATAGTGGGCTCAAGCTATCTCCTTGATAGATTCCTTGGCAGATCTGGATTGATTCAGTCTGAATTTGTGTTTCTCCACTTCCTATTTTCAGTTTTACACTCCACTGGCTCATTATCATCCTCATGAGGTTCACAAGAGCTTCATCCACCTTGTAGAGCTGGAGAACATACAACAGCCAGCTATGTGGAACCGAGTCAATGCTTTAGCATAATCTATCCAAGCTATTGATACATTCCTTTGCTTTGCACTTGCTTGCCCTGCAATAAAAGAGTCCAGAATCAAAAGCTCCTTACAGCCTTTAGCACCCTTCCTACATCCAAGCTGCTCTGTTGCCATGATCTTATTGAGAGTGATGTGGCTATCAATCTTGGAAGCGAGCGTGGATGTCATTAGCTTGTAAGTACTGTTCAGGCATGTGATCGGTCTATAATCTCCAGGGCTCAGATTCCCCTCTTTCTTTGGAATCATAAAAGTAAGTCCAGATGCAAAACCCACTGGTATTTCTGATCTCTGTTGTAGTAGGTCATTGAAGCAGCCTGCAATCTTAGAATGCAAGCTTGAAAAATTCTTCAGCCAATAGTTTTGGATACCATCTGGCCCTGGTGCTTTCCAATTGTGACTCTTCTTCACTGCAATAGAAACATCCTCTGTAGAGATTACACATTGTGGCATTCCAGCAAGGTCTCTCATCTTGCTTTTCACCTGATCTATCCAGTATGTATTTTCATTGTGCATAACTGGCTCTTGCCAAATATCCTTCCAAAATTTTTCCATATCTTCAACACCAGGATGTTGCACTACACCGTGTTCATTGCTATTTAAAAGTTTGTAATATTTCCTTTCATCGTTGGAGAATAACGTTGCCTGATGTCTTCTCGACTCAGCCTCTGTATATCTGCGACACCGATTAGCAAGTGCTGCAAGTCTCTGCTTGAATTTATTCATCTGGAGTGCGAgtgtttcattgaatttattctgTTGAGCAAAGCCAATATGCTGTACTACTATTTCATCCACCAACCTCTTCTGCCTCAGTGATGCTTTTTCAGGATCTCTCAAATAGCTTGTCAATATACCTATTTTTCTTCTTAAGTCTCCAATCTTACCTTCAATCCTTATTCTCCACTTCGATTTTTTCTTAGCTCCACTGTTATTGGTGTTTCCTTTCCTTGCTTTTCTGAATGAGATCTTCATCCCCAACTCCTGAAAGACAGTTAGAGCCCCACAATAGATCCAGTCCGTCACATCAGCAatactatttatttcatttatgtgCTTGGCAAGTGTTTTATTCACTGCCTCAACAGTAAGAAGGGTTTTCCTGTTATATGGCACTTTTTTAAGCATAGGCCTACACTCAACAGCTACTTCCTtgtatttgaaaacattttcaagCAAGACATTTTCTATTTTCGATTCAAGGTTGTTATCCCTTTCCTCTGACACCAATGCAGTCCCAGCCCTGTTAACCCTTTCCTCTGACACCAATGCAGTCCCAGCCCCTCCATCTAGTAATAGGGTGTCTCTTTCTATTTCAGCTTCTTCTCTTGCATGTGCTGCTTCTTCATTTTCCAAAGCCTCATTATCTGCAGTGCCAAACAGCTGATTATGAACCTCCTCTCTTATACAAGCCAGTTCTTCCTCAGTGAGAAATCTCCTTTGCTTTATAACTCTCACCTGATCAGCAATCCGTTGGGCTGTCAGCTCCGACTGTGGCATAATGCGCTTCCAATAGTGCATCAATCTGTCCCTATATTGAGTTCGGtctgtttcaatttttgttGCCAGGTAGTAGGCTCGGATAACAGCTGCATTCATTTCTCTGCTCCATCTCATCCTTCTTGGCCTATTCTCTGGCTGCGGCACCCTGATTAGGGCGGGAGGAGGCCGTACCTCCTCCAAACCCTGATCAGTGGACTCATTACTTGAGTTTCCTTCAACTCCCTCAGGTTCAGCTATTTGGTTCCTATTTCTGAAATTGTATCTCCGGGGTCTTGTGGTACCTTGCACAAGAGAGGTGCCACTTGGTCCACCTTCCTCCATGCCACACTGTCCATGAGGTGTCCGGAGGGGAGCAGTCTTATCCCCCCTCACCTCCCGAGTTCTATTCCTGTTTTGTCTAGTTGCAACTCTTCTTATACCACCAGGGGGCTGCAAACCCAACTGGCAGCTTTTCACTCCACACTACTCAAagaagattgaaattgaaaataaacccATGAGAACCCTAGCAATCTTAGGGACCAGGgcttgaattacaagagttaagCCAAGGAGGGCCAAATAGACAGATGAAAGATgagtgaaaagaaaaaaaaaatgacaCACAGCAAAGTCAATAGAAAACTGTCATTCTAGAGATGAAAGCCCAAAGcacaatgaagaagaagaagggagaagGAATAAGGGCTTTGGAAGAAGAGGAGGGtccccttttagtcgcctcttaCGATATCAAGCAGGGGATACTGTGGGTGCCATTCTAGTCAACTTGATACTGAAGCCACGTGTTTAACTTAACTGCCCCCCACCCACAGgggttttattattattattattattattattattattattattattattattatagaaatatcaATCTCCAGTAAGCTTAGAGCCAAACATTGAGCAGCAGAGGATATAGAATGGCTGGAACCATACAACTATTCTGTTCGGCTATTAGCCGAaactattatcattatttctattgtgttctattctatttctattctattttcattatttttgaagggacggattcaaaaatccaaagtttcaaagaaccccacacatCAACAAAAGCccattgtgttcccaagtagtatgctagttaggcaaaccaatacctgtgtccttgacaagaaccaggagttttcccctatgctaacatcccattcatcaccggAATGCTTGTCCCAATCTGGTGTGATATATGCTTGCAGTCTTTTCAGACCGATTAGTAATCTATGTGGcctccactcctggccttctttgaaggtccttccgctgagagaggggacgctaaactgcctctagggcggccggcgcccggccaccctcgactcagcctcttgacccacatttgtgcctcgAGTTTCACTCATCTCTAGTCACttagttttttctttttgctccTCCAAAACTCTACAAGGACAAAAGTCTCACCTATCCCAAGAAGTATTGCCTGAATGGCcacccttctttgagcagtggtgagttctCCACCCACAGATTCGTGACCTAGGTGAGTTCCACTCCTAGATTTTTCTGTAGGTCCTTCCACTGAAGGAGGGGTcaccaaattgcctctaggaacccggtcaccctcgactcagcctcttgaccaacatttgtgcctggagtttcacccatctctggtcttgTGGGTTTTTATTTTTGCACCTCTAATACTGCCCTGATTGGGCAATACTTGCATTCAATGAGCAAATACTATGTTAAGCAGCTGTTGTTGCTAAGTCAATTTTCATCCACATGCATTGAGTGGTTGGTAGGGCTTGATagttacaaattgaaaaactttgaaaaatatgaccaGTAGAATGTCTTTTTTAGCCTTTTAGTGCCCCAAAAGGAcattatctatagtgaggtcctgtGGGTGAAATCTGGATTTCAACACATTTTTGAGTATGATGTTCGaatcaaagctcccccaacccacagagGGTGGTCGAGAATATACTAATTTTTTATGTTCAGTCTCTGCCATACTGACAATGACAGTCGAGCACAACCTTCATTGACCAACAGCCAATGACTGATCATAGGGCATCATCTTATACTATACTCTGCTGTTCAATATTTAAGCATCCAGTTCACTAGATATTGATAATAGTGTAACTACCAAAACCAGTTTCTCAAATTGTTCTATTTATTTGGTGTTTTTGAAGATATCAAATCGCTTTCATTTAGTTCATTGATAATACTCACTAGGTCCTAGAATAATGGGTCGATTGAATAGAAACTGAAATTCAGGACTAGCAACGTGCCATTAGTTCCAGCTAGTGCAAAAATTCAGTGTTGAATAATCATGTGCTAGATCTAACTAGTATTCATGTGTTAGCAGAAAACTcttagggtatgatcacattggatgcacaTTTGTGCAAGTGCACATGAGATCATGCATGAGCAAGAAAAAAATTTGGAGAGATCCTTAGAAACATTCACATTGAACATGTGCTTTTGCTGGTTCAGTGTGAACAGCTACAGGCAAGTCATAACGTGTttctattgctctttccagattttgttccTCATCTGCGCGCTTTGTTAGCATGATCTTAAGTACACTTGCACATACTTGCATTCAATGAGCAAATACTATGTTAAGCAGCTGTTGTTGCTAAGTCAATTTTCATCCACATGCATTGAGTGGTTGGTAGGGCTTGATAgttagaaattgaaaaactttgaaaaatatgaccaGTAGAATGTCTTTTTTTAGCCTTTTAGTGCCCCAAAAGGAcattatctatagtgaggtccacgttataatggcagtgtttgattataaTTAGTGTTTGATTAGGAcattgtctatagtgaggtccaagttataatggcagtgtttgattagcaatggtattgatatccttgtgtatcattcaacagagcggattgcactatctctttcttgctttgctctgttgtcagatcatcttttaactattcagaattgaaaattaacaaattattccattttatttataaaaattcattatggaatgaccaaaaaaaataataaaatttcttgcttaataaaataaaattgattatttcaaatgtgaataaacaatcaatataacatcaataattttgtatcagctaccttcaagaatgcattgacaagacagtgaggatcggcaatgttgttctcatatctttctccactgccattataacttgcaCTCCACTAtcccgaaaatttaaacttcatgAGCTCTATCTCAAAAATCAATGatctgaagaaaaattatcatgTCTCATGTATCTCGCCACACTTCTGCGACCACTCACACATGTATCACAGGTTTGGAGACTCTATTATCAACGTTGTGTAAAGACTCAGTTATCGCATCACAGATTTGGAGTCTGTTTCTACAAGTCTCTGTGTGACCGGGTCCGGTTGATGCTTCTTGGTTATCTTGTTATCATGATAGCTAAGGTGGTATCAATCAGATCCTGTCTCACATAACACTGATGACGGCTCAAGAACATTAGGCAGGTATAATGTAGATATAGATTAGAATGTTATAATGTATATGTAGATTATGAAGAATATAAGTTATAATGTAGATAAAGACTTAAATAAAATCACTTCGTGAATGTCCAAAGGCCAAAACTAGAATAAACAACTTTGAATCAATACTGTTTGATGTTCATGATATATtagtattgattgattattcatattattcagttttaaaaaaatgtatgaaaatagTTTACTTGAtaatttctattccattctaaCTATTGTAGTAGCCATATGAAGAGATGATGTAGATTAAAATGTGTATATAGGATATACCGACaacttttcaattataatcttaGATTAGACCTTCAAACCAAATAACATATAACCATAGATACTAGCCTTCTTGTCTGTGCTTCTACTCTCGGTTCCCAACAACTTGTAGACTTATCAATATGTCCAGTTTTTTTGGCTGAGCACAATGGACTAACAGTTACAGAACAGTTGAAAGTGTGATATCTTGTCAGTCCTATACCTTATATGACTCAGTTATTGTGTCGGAAAGCAGTCCATTTCAAAGTAGTAGTGCATAACTGATCGCTGCATGGTGAGATGATGAGGCAGTGAGGGTGACTCTGAGAGTTCCATTCTCTGataattttaattgataaattattatgtgTCACTGCCTTGGAAATGACTTAAAATAACAGCAAAAACATTGTGGTATCTTTGATCTGGAATGTGAAGTAACATTTTTCTCATAGCAGTGAACAGAAATCCTCTGAGATATGGATgcaataattgtttttcaatataGGCATAGGGATAATCATTATTCTTGTTAGTtataatttaacaatattttaaaactatttctCAATTTCTAGTGAGTTCTTCTTGTCAATGGGCTTTGTGATATTCTATTACATTGTTTAATTTCAAATCAGATTCTCTCTTCATTATTcattcttaatttatttatacaagaagtacattatcgaaatgatagggagtgaTAATACAAATATTACATAATTTCCATTACTTGCTTACTAGATATAATGTAAACGTTTGAACCTACCCGTTTTATTACTTTACTCAGCCTGGTTGATAAACACAGAAATCAGTACAGATGGTGGAAAAGATCAATACCGTAATTTGTCTTGAACAATAATTACAACATTGAGAAGATCTGGCAATATTAACACTTTCTGATGAAAAGCAATTGTAGGGAGTGTTTCACATTTTCAAACTAAAGTGTGAGATacattacttttaacacggctctttctcgtagacggagaggtccgttgctctatcctccactaatcactcccactacctagcagcattctccttcttttgtgtctgagtgagagagctttgtaatgCGATGcagcaacactcccctccatctattgctggcaattTTCCAAGTAGtgaactggtcagcaggtatattggtttgtgtctGTTATagagatgtgttcatcacaagaacatgaagcaaaatggaATGgtgcatccaattgtgcgcaggatgtctgtctgtgtctatgctacaaactgtggagggagaaatgggtttctgctcttcatgttaaaagtaatttatctcacaCTTTAGTGGTCTGGACTCGTTGCATCCTGGAATTACTCACAAAATCTGCACAAATATTCATGTGTAAAATAACTGATAAACTAGAATGTGACAACTAAGTAAGTGATAGGCCTCTAGTATATCATAACTCTTTGGGTCACTTAATTTTCAACTGTGACCCATGAGACCTCACTTTTGATCGCATATCACTTGAAGACCACTAAACAACGATCTGGGATGACCGGCCTCAGTCATGTCCTCAATATGAATCACCTTCTTTTCTAAGCAGTTGACCAATCATTTTCTAAAATCCATTCACAGACTCTGCAGAGTTACAGACATTTGGTGTCAATAAGCTCTTTCTTAATCCAAATATAGTAATTGTATCTCTGAGTATAAGATAATTCAAGTATATTGTATGTAACATTGTTAATCAGGACTACTTGTATGAacagaattgaaaatgaattttttatattagtataATAATTGCATATCtaagaatagaataattcaaGTATATATGGATACAtcttataattcaaaataagaCTTTCCCAACTCACTTCATAGACTTCTGTTTATTTTCGTTTTACAACTATCTAACTATGATTAAATCTGGATTGCCagcatattatttgtattgtagTAAGAAGTTCAGTTGAGCATGAAAATACTAGAGTTGAAGTTATaggtaattattcaattcattaaaattttctatcc
Coding sequences within it:
- the LOC111047332 gene encoding uncharacterized protein LOC111047332, whose amino-acid sequence is MDDLKLYARSPEQLQGMIELVSAFSQSICMKFGLSKCAVLHVEKGQMKMQRDELRALDSEISELKQGQSYKYLGLYQHLKISKTGVLTEVEGEFRSRLDRVLKGKLSAKNCIKAVNTWVIPALTYTFGILKWSDTRLEQIDRYVRTRMTKFRMHHPRASVARLYLPRSMGGRGLMRVSRLCVSHETKLRSYFQNADSDLFVKVCQLDNGYTALDLRNQRSSELLSAQDLKEEWRTKELHGRFYGHLNSEPISQELSCMWLTVGSLFPETEGFVQAIQDQVIATNAYRRHVMGDRTISDKCRMCASAVESIQHIVSGCSVLAPREYMLRHNNVAKIVHLEMQIKFGNIADVPPYYNYQPPPLVEFNHVKIYWDVQMITDRRVVHIKPDILVLDQLEKRAYIIDITVPSDENAQKTRGEKIRKYQELSFELKEMYGLNTVRVLPIVITVNGLILKSVVEICRSIDLVDEVLKRMQKSVLLDTARIVRKFIK
- the LOC111047324 gene encoding uncharacterized protein LOC111047324; this encodes MEEGGPSGTSLVQGTTRPRRYNFRNRNQIAEPEGVEGNSSNESTDQGLEEVRPPPALIRVPQPENRPRRMRWSREMNAAVIRAYYLATKIETDRTQYRDRLMHYWKRIMPQSELTAQRIADQVRVIKQRRFLTEEELACIREEVHNQLFGTADNEALENEEAAHAREEAEIERDTLLLDGGAGTALVSEERVNRAGTALVSEERDNNLESKIENVLLENVFKYKEVAVECRPMLKKVPYNRKTLLTVEAVNKTLAKHINEINSIADVTDWIYCGALTVFQELGMKISFRKARKGNTNNSGAKKKSKWRIRIEGKIGDLRRKIGILTSYLRDPEKASLRQKRLVDEIVVQHIGFAQQNKFNETLALQMNKFKQRLAALANRCRRYTEAESRRHQATLFSNDERKYYKLLNSNEHGVVQHPGVEDMEKFWKDIWQEPVMHNENTYWIDQVKSKMRDLAGMPQCVISTEDVSIAVKKSHNWKAPGPDGIQNYWLKNFSSLHSKIAGCFNDLLQQRSEIPVGFASGLTFMIPKKEGNLSPGDYRPITCLNSTYKLMTSTLASKIDSHITLNKIMATEQLGCRKGAKGCKELLILDSFIAGQASAKQRNVSIAWIDYAKALTRFHIAGCCMFSSSTRWMKLL